One Ricinus communis isolate WT05 ecotype wild-type chromosome 1, ASM1957865v1, whole genome shotgun sequence DNA window includes the following coding sequences:
- the LOC8258216 gene encoding rho GTPase-activating protein 7 isoform X4, producing MSASLAAFERPRAGTTNTVFKSGPLFISSKGLGWKSWKKRWFILTRTSLVFFKNDPSALPQRGGEVNLTLGGIDLNNSGSVVVREDKKLLTVLFPDGRDGRAFTLKAETSEDLYEWKTALEHALAQAPSAALVMGHNGIFRSDTNEAEGSFHQWRDKRPVKSLVVGRPILLALEDIDGGPSFLEKALRFLERFGTKVEGILRQSADVEEVERRVQEYEQGKTDFEPDEDAHVVADCVKHVLRELPSSPVPASCCTALLEAYKIDRKEARINAMRSAILETFPEPNRRLLQRILKMMHTVSSHANENRMTASAVAACMAPLLLRPLLAGECELEDDFDFNGDSSAQLLAAANAANNAQAIITTLLEEYENIFDDENLHRCSISADSRIENSGSDDSSDDENMDIKDNGYHDAENEVDQETDDDADAERVLSGKLSESSGYAGSDLYDYKVEAFGGADSDVGSPRHNQASAESSSVPVGSVQTKEPNIQPLEQPSKLKKGNETLVNEMDVSSALPAGESYRSMGEILSSMDPVAIPIPGLESSAEKPAGKVATPNANGKRSTFWGRSNARKTPSVESVDSSGEEELAIQRLEITKNDLKHRIAKEARGNAILQASLERRKQALHERRLALEQDVSRLQEQLQAERDLRAALEVGLSMSSGQFSSSRGMDSKVIHILMT from the exons GATTAGGCTGGAAATCTTGGAAGAAGCGTTGGTTTATCTTGACACGCACGTCATTGGTGTTCTTCAAAAATGATCCT AGTGCCCTACCACAACGAGGTGGTGAAGTAAATCTAACTTTAGGGGGCATTGACTTGAATAATTCTGGGAG TGTTGTTGTCAGAGAAGATAAGAAGTTATTAACTGTCTTGTTTCCTGATGGGCGTGATGGGCGAGCATTCACTCTCAAG GCTGAGACATCAGAGGATTTATATGAGTGGAAAACGGCTCTTGAACATGCCCTTGCACAAGCACCAAGTGCGGCCCTTGTCATGGGACATAATGGGATTTTTCGCAGTGATACAAATGAGGCTGAAGGGTCTTTTCATCAAT GGAGGGATAAACGTCCTGTTAAGTCTTTGGTTGTTGGAAGACCGATTTTGCTTGCCCTTGAAGATATTGATGGGGGTCCATCTTTTCTTGAGAAGGCTCTTCGATTTCTAGAGAGATTTG GAACTAAAGTAGAAGGAATTTTGCGACAGTCTGCTGATGTTGAGGAGGTTGAACGCAGAGTTCAAGAATACGAACAAG GAAAGACTGATTTTGAACCAGATGAAGATGCTCATGTTGTTGCTGATTGTGTCAAG CATGTCCTAAGGGAGTTGCCTTCCTCTCCAGTTCCGGCATCTTGCTGCACTGCATTGCTTGAAGCTTATA AAATTGATCGTAAGGAAGCTCGAATTAATGCAATGCGCTCTGCAATATTGGAGACTTTTCCTGAACCAAATCGACGTTTATTACAGAG AATTTTGAAGATGATGCATACAGTCTCTTCTCACGCTAATGAAAATAGAATGACTGCATCTGCTGTTGCTGCTTGCATGGCACCCTTGCTACTACGTCCTCTATTAGCCGGTGAATGTGAGTTAGAGGATGACTTCGATTTTAATGGTGATAGTTCTGCTCAGCTTCTTGCTGCTGCTAATGCTGCTAATAATGCTCAAGCCATCATTACAACTCTTTTAGAGGAGTATGAGAATATATTTGAT GATGAAAATCTACACAGATGCTCCATTTCTGCTGATTCTCGGATTGAAAACAGTGGGAGTGATGATTCATCTGATGATGAAAATATGGATATAAAGGATAACGGTTACCATGATGCAGAAAATGAAGTTGATCAAGAAACTGATGATGATGCTGATGCTGAACGAGTACTCAGTGGAAAATTAAGTGAAAGCAGTGGTTATGCTGGCAGTGATCTTTATGACTATAAGGTTGAG GCTTTTGGTGGTGCTGATTCGGATGTTGGATCACCTAGACATAATCAGGCTTCGGCTGAGAGTTCGAGTGTACCTGTTGGTTCTGTCCAAACTAAAGAGCCTAATATTCAACCTTTGGAACAACCAAGTAAACTGAAGAAAGGAAACGAGACTTTAGTTAATGAAATGGATGTTTCAAGTGCATTACCTGCTGGTGAATCATACCGATCAATGGGTGAAATTCTATCTTCAATGGATCCTGTGGCTATTCCCATACCTGGGCTAGAATCATCTGCTGAGAAGCCTGCTGGTAAAGTTGCAACCCCTAATGCCAATGGGAAGCGGTCAACATTCTGGGGAAGAAGTAAT GCCAGAAAGACACCATCAGTGGAATCAGTTGATTCTTCTGGAGAAGAAGA GCTGGCTATTCAGAGGCTTGAGATCACAAAAAATGACTTGAAGCACAGGATAGCAAAGGAG GCCCGGGGAAATGCAATTTTACAAGCCAGCTTAGAGAGGAGGAAGCAAGCTTTGCATGAGCGACGCTTGGCACTTGAACAAGAT GTGTCGAGATTACAAGAGCAGTTGCAAGCTGAAAGAGATCTTAGAGCTGCACTGGAAGTCGGCTTGAGCATGTCTTCTGGACAATTCTCCAGTTCACGTGGCATGGATTCTAAA GTAATACACATTCTTATGACTTGA
- the LOC8258216 gene encoding rho GTPase-activating protein 7 isoform X3: MSASLAAFERPRAGTTNTVFKSGPLFISSKGLGWKSWKKRWFILTRTSLVFFKNDPSALPQRGGEVNLTLGGIDLNNSGSVVVREDKKLLTVLFPDGRDGRAFTLKAETSEDLYEWKTALEHALAQAPSAALVMGHNGIFRSDTNEAEGSFHQWRDKRPVKSLVVGRPILLALEDIDGGPSFLEKALRFLERFGTKVEGILRQSADVEEVERRVQEYEQGKTDFEPDEDAHVVADCVKHVLRELPSSPVPASCCTALLEAYKIDRKEARINAMRSAILETFPEPNRRLLQRILKMMHTVSSHANENRMTASAVAACMAPLLLRPLLAGECELEDDFDFNGDSSAQLLAAANAANNAQAIITTLLEEYENIFDDENLHRCSISADSRIENSGSDDSSDDENMDIKDNGYHDAENEVDQETDDDADAERVLSGKLSESSGYAGSDLYDYKAFGGADSDVGSPRHNQASAESSSVPVGSVQTKEPNIQPLEQPSKLKKGNETLVNEMDVSSALPAGESYRSMGEILSSMDPVAIPIPGLESSAEKPAGKVATPNANGKRSTFWGRSNARKTPSVESVDSSGEEELAIQRLEITKNDLKHRIAKEARGNAILQASLERRKQALHERRLALEQDVSRLQEQLQAERDLRAALEVGLSMSSGQFSSSRGMDSKTRAELEEIALAEADVARLKQKVAELHHQLNQQRQHHYGSLSDARDRYQHVQNHSSQQRFLQQDFDTTLAFVNHERKQRTEENLLVPDWRNIKVTGLATGSSSRQLPQKQFMESTSLSDSKSTEASTNMSMDELCGVDSAPSTSRAVEMMDYPRHPSAASSALVELTTRLDFFKERRSQLMEQLHNLDLNYGATSSQDFIYKPSSPPWN; the protein is encoded by the exons GATTAGGCTGGAAATCTTGGAAGAAGCGTTGGTTTATCTTGACACGCACGTCATTGGTGTTCTTCAAAAATGATCCT AGTGCCCTACCACAACGAGGTGGTGAAGTAAATCTAACTTTAGGGGGCATTGACTTGAATAATTCTGGGAG TGTTGTTGTCAGAGAAGATAAGAAGTTATTAACTGTCTTGTTTCCTGATGGGCGTGATGGGCGAGCATTCACTCTCAAG GCTGAGACATCAGAGGATTTATATGAGTGGAAAACGGCTCTTGAACATGCCCTTGCACAAGCACCAAGTGCGGCCCTTGTCATGGGACATAATGGGATTTTTCGCAGTGATACAAATGAGGCTGAAGGGTCTTTTCATCAAT GGAGGGATAAACGTCCTGTTAAGTCTTTGGTTGTTGGAAGACCGATTTTGCTTGCCCTTGAAGATATTGATGGGGGTCCATCTTTTCTTGAGAAGGCTCTTCGATTTCTAGAGAGATTTG GAACTAAAGTAGAAGGAATTTTGCGACAGTCTGCTGATGTTGAGGAGGTTGAACGCAGAGTTCAAGAATACGAACAAG GAAAGACTGATTTTGAACCAGATGAAGATGCTCATGTTGTTGCTGATTGTGTCAAG CATGTCCTAAGGGAGTTGCCTTCCTCTCCAGTTCCGGCATCTTGCTGCACTGCATTGCTTGAAGCTTATA AAATTGATCGTAAGGAAGCTCGAATTAATGCAATGCGCTCTGCAATATTGGAGACTTTTCCTGAACCAAATCGACGTTTATTACAGAG AATTTTGAAGATGATGCATACAGTCTCTTCTCACGCTAATGAAAATAGAATGACTGCATCTGCTGTTGCTGCTTGCATGGCACCCTTGCTACTACGTCCTCTATTAGCCGGTGAATGTGAGTTAGAGGATGACTTCGATTTTAATGGTGATAGTTCTGCTCAGCTTCTTGCTGCTGCTAATGCTGCTAATAATGCTCAAGCCATCATTACAACTCTTTTAGAGGAGTATGAGAATATATTTGAT GATGAAAATCTACACAGATGCTCCATTTCTGCTGATTCTCGGATTGAAAACAGTGGGAGTGATGATTCATCTGATGATGAAAATATGGATATAAAGGATAACGGTTACCATGATGCAGAAAATGAAGTTGATCAAGAAACTGATGATGATGCTGATGCTGAACGAGTACTCAGTGGAAAATTAAGTGAAAGCAGTGGTTATGCTGGCAGTGATCTTTATGACTATAAG GCTTTTGGTGGTGCTGATTCGGATGTTGGATCACCTAGACATAATCAGGCTTCGGCTGAGAGTTCGAGTGTACCTGTTGGTTCTGTCCAAACTAAAGAGCCTAATATTCAACCTTTGGAACAACCAAGTAAACTGAAGAAAGGAAACGAGACTTTAGTTAATGAAATGGATGTTTCAAGTGCATTACCTGCTGGTGAATCATACCGATCAATGGGTGAAATTCTATCTTCAATGGATCCTGTGGCTATTCCCATACCTGGGCTAGAATCATCTGCTGAGAAGCCTGCTGGTAAAGTTGCAACCCCTAATGCCAATGGGAAGCGGTCAACATTCTGGGGAAGAAGTAAT GCCAGAAAGACACCATCAGTGGAATCAGTTGATTCTTCTGGAGAAGAAGA GCTGGCTATTCAGAGGCTTGAGATCACAAAAAATGACTTGAAGCACAGGATAGCAAAGGAG GCCCGGGGAAATGCAATTTTACAAGCCAGCTTAGAGAGGAGGAAGCAAGCTTTGCATGAGCGACGCTTGGCACTTGAACAAGAT GTGTCGAGATTACAAGAGCAGTTGCAAGCTGAAAGAGATCTTAGAGCTGCACTGGAAGTCGGCTTGAGCATGTCTTCTGGACAATTCTCCAGTTCACGTGGCATGGATTCTAAA ACGAGGGCTGAGCTTGAGGAGATTGCTCTTGCTGAAGCAGATGTTGCCAGGTTGAAGCAGAAAGTTGCAGAACTTCACCATCAACTTAACCAGCAACGACAGCATCATTATGGTTCTCTCTCTGATGCACGCGACCGTTATCAACATGTCCAAAATCATAGCTCCCAACA GAGATTTCTTCAGCAAGATTTTGATACAACCCTTGCTTTTGTCAATCATGAAAGGAAGCAAAGAACTGAG GAAAATTTGTTGGTGCCAGATTGGAGAAATATTAAAGTAACAGGATTAGCAACTGGCAGCAGTAGCAGGCAGCTCCCTCAAAAGCAATTTATGGAATCAACAAGTCTGAGTGATTCCAAAAGTACTGAGGCATCCACCAACATGTCAATGGATGAGCTCTGTGGTGTTGACTCTGCTCCCTCCACTTCAAGAGCAGTAGAG ATGATGGATTATCCAAGACATCCATCAGCAGCATCTTCTGCTTTGGTAGAATTAACTACCCGGCTTGATTTCTTCAAGGAAAGGCGTTCTCAATTAATGGAACAGCTCCACAACCTGGACTTAAACTATGGTGCAACATCCTCtcaagattttatttataaaccaTCATCCCCACCCTGGAACTGA
- the LOC8258216 gene encoding rho GTPase-activating protein 7 isoform X1, whose product MSASLAAFERPRAGTTNTVFKSGPLFISSKGLGWKSWKKRWFILTRTSLVFFKNDPSALPQRGGEVNLTLGGIDLNNSGSVVVREDKKLLTVLFPDGRDGRAFTLKAETSEDLYEWKTALEHALAQAPSAALVMGHNGIFRSDTNEAEGSFHQWRDKRPVKSLVVGRPILLALEDIDGGPSFLEKALRFLERFGTKVEGILRQSADVEEVERRVQEYEQGKTDFEPDEDAHVVADCVKHVLRELPSSPVPASCCTALLEAYKIDRKEARINAMRSAILETFPEPNRRLLQRILKMMHTVSSHANENRMTASAVAACMAPLLLRPLLAGECELEDDFDFNGDSSAQLLAAANAANNAQAIITTLLEEYENIFDDENLHRCSISADSRIENSGSDDSSDDENMDIKDNGYHDAENEVDQETDDDADAERVLSGKLSESSGYAGSDLYDYKVEAFGGADSDVGSPRHNQASAESSSVPVGSVQTKEPNIQPLEQPSKLKKGNETLVNEMDVSSALPAGESYRSMGEILSSMDPVAIPIPGLESSAEKPAGKVATPNANGKRSTFWGRSNARKTPSVESVDSSGEEELAIQRLEITKNDLKHRIAKEARGNAILQASLERRKQALHERRLALEQDVSRLQEQLQAERDLRAALEVGLSMSSGQFSSSRGMDSKTRAELEEIALAEADVARLKQKVAELHHQLNQQRQHHYGSLSDARDRYQHVQNHSSQQRFLQQDFDTTLAFVNHERKQRTEENLLVPDWRNIKVTGLATGSSSRQLPQKQFMESTSLSDSKSTEASTNMSMDELCGVDSAPSTSRAVEMMDYPRHPSAASSALVELTTRLDFFKERRSQLMEQLHNLDLNYGATSSQDFIYKPSSPPWN is encoded by the exons GATTAGGCTGGAAATCTTGGAAGAAGCGTTGGTTTATCTTGACACGCACGTCATTGGTGTTCTTCAAAAATGATCCT AGTGCCCTACCACAACGAGGTGGTGAAGTAAATCTAACTTTAGGGGGCATTGACTTGAATAATTCTGGGAG TGTTGTTGTCAGAGAAGATAAGAAGTTATTAACTGTCTTGTTTCCTGATGGGCGTGATGGGCGAGCATTCACTCTCAAG GCTGAGACATCAGAGGATTTATATGAGTGGAAAACGGCTCTTGAACATGCCCTTGCACAAGCACCAAGTGCGGCCCTTGTCATGGGACATAATGGGATTTTTCGCAGTGATACAAATGAGGCTGAAGGGTCTTTTCATCAAT GGAGGGATAAACGTCCTGTTAAGTCTTTGGTTGTTGGAAGACCGATTTTGCTTGCCCTTGAAGATATTGATGGGGGTCCATCTTTTCTTGAGAAGGCTCTTCGATTTCTAGAGAGATTTG GAACTAAAGTAGAAGGAATTTTGCGACAGTCTGCTGATGTTGAGGAGGTTGAACGCAGAGTTCAAGAATACGAACAAG GAAAGACTGATTTTGAACCAGATGAAGATGCTCATGTTGTTGCTGATTGTGTCAAG CATGTCCTAAGGGAGTTGCCTTCCTCTCCAGTTCCGGCATCTTGCTGCACTGCATTGCTTGAAGCTTATA AAATTGATCGTAAGGAAGCTCGAATTAATGCAATGCGCTCTGCAATATTGGAGACTTTTCCTGAACCAAATCGACGTTTATTACAGAG AATTTTGAAGATGATGCATACAGTCTCTTCTCACGCTAATGAAAATAGAATGACTGCATCTGCTGTTGCTGCTTGCATGGCACCCTTGCTACTACGTCCTCTATTAGCCGGTGAATGTGAGTTAGAGGATGACTTCGATTTTAATGGTGATAGTTCTGCTCAGCTTCTTGCTGCTGCTAATGCTGCTAATAATGCTCAAGCCATCATTACAACTCTTTTAGAGGAGTATGAGAATATATTTGAT GATGAAAATCTACACAGATGCTCCATTTCTGCTGATTCTCGGATTGAAAACAGTGGGAGTGATGATTCATCTGATGATGAAAATATGGATATAAAGGATAACGGTTACCATGATGCAGAAAATGAAGTTGATCAAGAAACTGATGATGATGCTGATGCTGAACGAGTACTCAGTGGAAAATTAAGTGAAAGCAGTGGTTATGCTGGCAGTGATCTTTATGACTATAAGGTTGAG GCTTTTGGTGGTGCTGATTCGGATGTTGGATCACCTAGACATAATCAGGCTTCGGCTGAGAGTTCGAGTGTACCTGTTGGTTCTGTCCAAACTAAAGAGCCTAATATTCAACCTTTGGAACAACCAAGTAAACTGAAGAAAGGAAACGAGACTTTAGTTAATGAAATGGATGTTTCAAGTGCATTACCTGCTGGTGAATCATACCGATCAATGGGTGAAATTCTATCTTCAATGGATCCTGTGGCTATTCCCATACCTGGGCTAGAATCATCTGCTGAGAAGCCTGCTGGTAAAGTTGCAACCCCTAATGCCAATGGGAAGCGGTCAACATTCTGGGGAAGAAGTAAT GCCAGAAAGACACCATCAGTGGAATCAGTTGATTCTTCTGGAGAAGAAGA GCTGGCTATTCAGAGGCTTGAGATCACAAAAAATGACTTGAAGCACAGGATAGCAAAGGAG GCCCGGGGAAATGCAATTTTACAAGCCAGCTTAGAGAGGAGGAAGCAAGCTTTGCATGAGCGACGCTTGGCACTTGAACAAGAT GTGTCGAGATTACAAGAGCAGTTGCAAGCTGAAAGAGATCTTAGAGCTGCACTGGAAGTCGGCTTGAGCATGTCTTCTGGACAATTCTCCAGTTCACGTGGCATGGATTCTAAA ACGAGGGCTGAGCTTGAGGAGATTGCTCTTGCTGAAGCAGATGTTGCCAGGTTGAAGCAGAAAGTTGCAGAACTTCACCATCAACTTAACCAGCAACGACAGCATCATTATGGTTCTCTCTCTGATGCACGCGACCGTTATCAACATGTCCAAAATCATAGCTCCCAACA GAGATTTCTTCAGCAAGATTTTGATACAACCCTTGCTTTTGTCAATCATGAAAGGAAGCAAAGAACTGAG GAAAATTTGTTGGTGCCAGATTGGAGAAATATTAAAGTAACAGGATTAGCAACTGGCAGCAGTAGCAGGCAGCTCCCTCAAAAGCAATTTATGGAATCAACAAGTCTGAGTGATTCCAAAAGTACTGAGGCATCCACCAACATGTCAATGGATGAGCTCTGTGGTGTTGACTCTGCTCCCTCCACTTCAAGAGCAGTAGAG ATGATGGATTATCCAAGACATCCATCAGCAGCATCTTCTGCTTTGGTAGAATTAACTACCCGGCTTGATTTCTTCAAGGAAAGGCGTTCTCAATTAATGGAACAGCTCCACAACCTGGACTTAAACTATGGTGCAACATCCTCtcaagattttatttataaaccaTCATCCCCACCCTGGAACTGA
- the LOC8258216 gene encoding rho GTPase-activating protein 7 isoform X2 yields the protein MSASLAAFERPRAGTTNTVFKSGPLFISSKGLGWKSWKKRWFILTRTSLVFFKNDPSALPQRGGEVNLTLGGIDLNNSGSVVVREDKKLLTVLFPDGRDGRAFTLKAETSEDLYEWKTALEHALAQAPSAALVMGHNGIFRSDTNEAEGSFHQWRDKRPVKSLVVGRPILLALEDIDGGPSFLEKALRFLERFGTKVEGILRQSADVEEVERRVQEYEQGKTDFEPDEDAHVVADCVKHVLRELPSSPVPASCCTALLEAYIDRKEARINAMRSAILETFPEPNRRLLQRILKMMHTVSSHANENRMTASAVAACMAPLLLRPLLAGECELEDDFDFNGDSSAQLLAAANAANNAQAIITTLLEEYENIFDDENLHRCSISADSRIENSGSDDSSDDENMDIKDNGYHDAENEVDQETDDDADAERVLSGKLSESSGYAGSDLYDYKVEAFGGADSDVGSPRHNQASAESSSVPVGSVQTKEPNIQPLEQPSKLKKGNETLVNEMDVSSALPAGESYRSMGEILSSMDPVAIPIPGLESSAEKPAGKVATPNANGKRSTFWGRSNARKTPSVESVDSSGEEELAIQRLEITKNDLKHRIAKEARGNAILQASLERRKQALHERRLALEQDVSRLQEQLQAERDLRAALEVGLSMSSGQFSSSRGMDSKTRAELEEIALAEADVARLKQKVAELHHQLNQQRQHHYGSLSDARDRYQHVQNHSSQQRFLQQDFDTTLAFVNHERKQRTEENLLVPDWRNIKVTGLATGSSSRQLPQKQFMESTSLSDSKSTEASTNMSMDELCGVDSAPSTSRAVEMMDYPRHPSAASSALVELTTRLDFFKERRSQLMEQLHNLDLNYGATSSQDFIYKPSSPPWN from the exons GATTAGGCTGGAAATCTTGGAAGAAGCGTTGGTTTATCTTGACACGCACGTCATTGGTGTTCTTCAAAAATGATCCT AGTGCCCTACCACAACGAGGTGGTGAAGTAAATCTAACTTTAGGGGGCATTGACTTGAATAATTCTGGGAG TGTTGTTGTCAGAGAAGATAAGAAGTTATTAACTGTCTTGTTTCCTGATGGGCGTGATGGGCGAGCATTCACTCTCAAG GCTGAGACATCAGAGGATTTATATGAGTGGAAAACGGCTCTTGAACATGCCCTTGCACAAGCACCAAGTGCGGCCCTTGTCATGGGACATAATGGGATTTTTCGCAGTGATACAAATGAGGCTGAAGGGTCTTTTCATCAAT GGAGGGATAAACGTCCTGTTAAGTCTTTGGTTGTTGGAAGACCGATTTTGCTTGCCCTTGAAGATATTGATGGGGGTCCATCTTTTCTTGAGAAGGCTCTTCGATTTCTAGAGAGATTTG GAACTAAAGTAGAAGGAATTTTGCGACAGTCTGCTGATGTTGAGGAGGTTGAACGCAGAGTTCAAGAATACGAACAAG GAAAGACTGATTTTGAACCAGATGAAGATGCTCATGTTGTTGCTGATTGTGTCAAG CATGTCCTAAGGGAGTTGCCTTCCTCTCCAGTTCCGGCATCTTGCTGCACTGCATTGCTTGAAGCTTATA TTGATCGTAAGGAAGCTCGAATTAATGCAATGCGCTCTGCAATATTGGAGACTTTTCCTGAACCAAATCGACGTTTATTACAGAG AATTTTGAAGATGATGCATACAGTCTCTTCTCACGCTAATGAAAATAGAATGACTGCATCTGCTGTTGCTGCTTGCATGGCACCCTTGCTACTACGTCCTCTATTAGCCGGTGAATGTGAGTTAGAGGATGACTTCGATTTTAATGGTGATAGTTCTGCTCAGCTTCTTGCTGCTGCTAATGCTGCTAATAATGCTCAAGCCATCATTACAACTCTTTTAGAGGAGTATGAGAATATATTTGAT GATGAAAATCTACACAGATGCTCCATTTCTGCTGATTCTCGGATTGAAAACAGTGGGAGTGATGATTCATCTGATGATGAAAATATGGATATAAAGGATAACGGTTACCATGATGCAGAAAATGAAGTTGATCAAGAAACTGATGATGATGCTGATGCTGAACGAGTACTCAGTGGAAAATTAAGTGAAAGCAGTGGTTATGCTGGCAGTGATCTTTATGACTATAAGGTTGAG GCTTTTGGTGGTGCTGATTCGGATGTTGGATCACCTAGACATAATCAGGCTTCGGCTGAGAGTTCGAGTGTACCTGTTGGTTCTGTCCAAACTAAAGAGCCTAATATTCAACCTTTGGAACAACCAAGTAAACTGAAGAAAGGAAACGAGACTTTAGTTAATGAAATGGATGTTTCAAGTGCATTACCTGCTGGTGAATCATACCGATCAATGGGTGAAATTCTATCTTCAATGGATCCTGTGGCTATTCCCATACCTGGGCTAGAATCATCTGCTGAGAAGCCTGCTGGTAAAGTTGCAACCCCTAATGCCAATGGGAAGCGGTCAACATTCTGGGGAAGAAGTAAT GCCAGAAAGACACCATCAGTGGAATCAGTTGATTCTTCTGGAGAAGAAGA GCTGGCTATTCAGAGGCTTGAGATCACAAAAAATGACTTGAAGCACAGGATAGCAAAGGAG GCCCGGGGAAATGCAATTTTACAAGCCAGCTTAGAGAGGAGGAAGCAAGCTTTGCATGAGCGACGCTTGGCACTTGAACAAGAT GTGTCGAGATTACAAGAGCAGTTGCAAGCTGAAAGAGATCTTAGAGCTGCACTGGAAGTCGGCTTGAGCATGTCTTCTGGACAATTCTCCAGTTCACGTGGCATGGATTCTAAA ACGAGGGCTGAGCTTGAGGAGATTGCTCTTGCTGAAGCAGATGTTGCCAGGTTGAAGCAGAAAGTTGCAGAACTTCACCATCAACTTAACCAGCAACGACAGCATCATTATGGTTCTCTCTCTGATGCACGCGACCGTTATCAACATGTCCAAAATCATAGCTCCCAACA GAGATTTCTTCAGCAAGATTTTGATACAACCCTTGCTTTTGTCAATCATGAAAGGAAGCAAAGAACTGAG GAAAATTTGTTGGTGCCAGATTGGAGAAATATTAAAGTAACAGGATTAGCAACTGGCAGCAGTAGCAGGCAGCTCCCTCAAAAGCAATTTATGGAATCAACAAGTCTGAGTGATTCCAAAAGTACTGAGGCATCCACCAACATGTCAATGGATGAGCTCTGTGGTGTTGACTCTGCTCCCTCCACTTCAAGAGCAGTAGAG ATGATGGATTATCCAAGACATCCATCAGCAGCATCTTCTGCTTTGGTAGAATTAACTACCCGGCTTGATTTCTTCAAGGAAAGGCGTTCTCAATTAATGGAACAGCTCCACAACCTGGACTTAAACTATGGTGCAACATCCTCtcaagattttatttataaaccaTCATCCCCACCCTGGAACTGA